A genomic region of Arachis hypogaea cultivar Tifrunner chromosome 5, arahy.Tifrunner.gnm2.J5K5, whole genome shotgun sequence contains the following coding sequences:
- the LOC112803524 gene encoding uncharacterized protein: MEAFDKLKVALTQAPIVRGLDWSRLFEIMCDASNYAVEAALAQREACKRKTGLLKKQGIIHKVATTYHPQTNGQAKVSNREIKHILEKIVKPHWKDWSTRLADVLWAYRTAYKTPIGMSLFCLVYGKACHLPVEVKHKAYWAVKECNSGLGGARIEWKLQLEELECLRLEAYQNSRLYKEKVKAVHAKNIKKIGFRAGDQVLL, translated from the exons ATGGAGGCATTTGACAAGTTGAAGGTTGCCTTGACCCAAGCTCCTATTGTGAGAGGGCTTGACTGGAGTAGGCTGTTCGAGATCATGTGCGACGCATCAAACTATGCAGTAgaagcggcgctggctcagcgtgaag cttgcaa AAGAAAGACTGGTTTACTGAAGAAACAAGGAATCATCCACAAGGTGGCGACgacttaccatcctcagaccaatggacaagctaAGGTGTCCAATAGGGAGATCAAGCACATACTAGAGAAGATTGTGAAGCCTCATTGGAAGGATTGGAGTACTAGACTTGCAGATGtgctttgggcttatcggactgcgtacaagacacccatcggcATGAGTCTGTTCTGCCTAGtctacggaaaggcttgtcaccttccgGTAGAGGTGAAACACAAAGCTTACTGGGCTGTGAAAGAATGCAACTCCGGATTGGGAGGAGCCAGAATTGAATGGAAGCTGCAACTAGAGGAATTGGAGTGCCTTCGACTAGAGGCATATCAGAACTCAAGGCTCTACAAGGAAAAGGTGAAGGCAGTGCATGccaagaacatcaagaaaatagGGTTTAGAGCTGGGGATCAAGTCCTTCTCTAG